In Bacillus cereus ATCC 14579, a single window of DNA contains:
- a CDS encoding ABC transporter permease subunit, with amino-acid sequence MLMRTAKWCGITCLQLFAAILCIICLGALPRLFKGLQIDLIGFWNTIVFIGGKLLQPWEITYGFRDSRKLFPQIWIHYLETMFVFISAFLLSLLIAYVLVVWVLQRSQSKQRMWNGIFVVLESIPDILIILLSQLLVVIIFQKTGFMPVKLAGIGEERARLLPIICLTLPTTLLFIKLLLLRFREELEKDYSIFAKSKGLSLRHMLTNHISRNVLLTTIYYAKTNILFMLSNLYIIEWIFNTYGMFVFVKENSKLEIFTVSLIILYVPLFILFRLLHTFLQNVIKERV; translated from the coding sequence ATGTTGATGCGAACTGCTAAGTGGTGTGGGATTACTTGTTTACAATTATTCGCTGCAATTCTATGTATAATCTGTTTAGGTGCGCTCCCTCGATTATTTAAGGGATTACAAATTGATTTAATTGGTTTTTGGAACACGATTGTGTTTATTGGAGGAAAGTTACTCCAACCTTGGGAAATTACATATGGATTTCGAGATTCGAGGAAATTATTTCCGCAAATATGGATTCATTATTTAGAGACAATGTTTGTATTTATTTCGGCATTTTTACTGTCATTACTTATTGCGTATGTTCTCGTTGTGTGGGTATTACAACGGTCTCAATCAAAGCAACGAATGTGGAATGGGATTTTTGTTGTACTTGAAAGCATCCCAGATATTTTAATAATTTTATTATCGCAACTTCTAGTCGTAATAATCTTTCAAAAGACAGGCTTTATGCCAGTAAAACTAGCGGGGATTGGGGAGGAAAGGGCTCGCCTATTGCCAATAATATGTCTAACTTTGCCTACAACACTATTATTTATTAAGCTACTACTATTACGTTTCAGAGAAGAATTAGAGAAAGATTATAGTATATTTGCTAAAAGTAAAGGACTTAGTTTACGACATATGTTAACAAATCATATTTCAAGAAATGTTTTGTTAACAACAATCTATTATGCAAAAACAAATATTTTATTTATGTTATCAAATTTATATATTATTGAATGGATATTTAATACGTACGGTATGTTTGTTTTTGTAAAAGAAAATTCGAAATTAGAAATATTTACAGTAAGTTTAATTATATTATACGTACCGCTTTTTATACTATTTCGTTTATTACATACGTTTTTACAAAATGTAATAAAGGAGCGTGTTTAG
- a CDS encoding ABC transporter permease subunit, translated as MWQVVKRDVRFWFGVTFLSVLMIVSIGNTLFFDGNIRELTMMYNEKGELEAAPFSPSNKFWFGSDEKGRDLFQLIIEGAKWTVGASVIIAILRVIVGGGIGLLLGMYSKRSFPVIASFFDPFSIVPMVMISFFVLKEVLVFENGTVPEPFHLRVIFQMVILTCLAVPTIMLYTAQEVRRIKREEFMMAATVLGGSKWHRVKNHVWPHVLPSFFLLVAQQFVSTLLLLLHLGLLELFFGGTIIFGTEADSVTKEWTGLIGQNFRHLTTHTWIVLIPIAFYSMTILAGNLISNSMQDAIKLGNVRKLERESKELQVEKQVQLTMDDFSFYREIQK; from the coding sequence ATGTGGCAAGTTGTAAAAAGAGATGTGAGATTTTGGTTTGGTGTTACTTTTTTAAGCGTACTTATGATTGTTAGTATTGGAAATACTTTATTTTTCGATGGGAATATCCGTGAACTTACGATGATGTATAACGAAAAAGGAGAACTAGAGGCTGCTCCATTTTCACCGTCGAATAAATTTTGGTTCGGTAGTGATGAGAAAGGACGCGATCTTTTCCAGCTAATAATAGAAGGAGCGAAATGGACAGTTGGTGCGAGCGTAATTATAGCGATTCTACGAGTTATAGTTGGAGGAGGTATTGGTTTGCTTCTTGGTATGTATAGCAAACGTTCTTTTCCAGTTATAGCATCTTTTTTTGATCCGTTCAGCATTGTACCTATGGTTATGATTTCTTTTTTTGTGTTAAAGGAAGTTTTAGTGTTTGAAAATGGGACAGTACCAGAGCCGTTTCATTTAAGGGTAATATTTCAAATGGTTATCCTTACATGTTTAGCGGTACCAACAATTATGTTATATACAGCGCAGGAAGTCCGTCGGATAAAAAGAGAAGAATTTATGATGGCAGCAACTGTGCTTGGGGGCAGTAAATGGCATAGAGTGAAAAATCACGTATGGCCACACGTATTACCATCATTTTTTTTACTTGTTGCTCAACAATTTGTGAGTACTTTATTACTTCTCTTGCATCTTGGCTTGTTAGAGTTATTTTTTGGCGGAACAATTATCTTTGGTACAGAGGCAGATAGTGTAACAAAAGAATGGACCGGCCTAATTGGTCAAAACTTCCGTCATTTAACTACTCATACATGGATTGTACTTATACCGATTGCTTTTTATAGTATGACAATTTTAGCTGGAAATCTAATTAGTAATAGCATGCAAGATGCGATTAAGTTAGGAAATGTGAGAAAGCTAGAGAGGGAAAGTAAAGAATTACAAGTAGAGAAACAAGTACAACTAACTATGGATGACTTTTCTTTTTATAGAGAGATACAAAAATAA
- a CDS encoding pyruvate oxidase, translating into MFGKTASEALVDLLIDWGVEHIYGMPGDSINSIIEALRKKQDKIKFIQVRHEEAGALAAAAYAKLTGKLGVCMAIAGPGAIHLLNGLYDAKLDKAPVLAISGQVETDLLGTDFFQEVNLERMFDDVAVYNQRIMSAEQLPAVVNQAIRMAYTKKGVSVLTIPDDVPKFEVKSGARVTNTSFTLPDLFPQEEDLDAAKLAITEAKKPVILAGKGTKHARESLLALAEHIGAPIVLTLPAKGIIPDEHPLCIGGLGLIGTKPSYEAMKHADTLIMVGTSYPFTGFLPEKAKTIHIDTDPAQIGKRYATDIGLAGDADKTLRWLIENVEEHTDHSFLEHHQEMMKKWEEKLHDQEEDSSIPIKPQRVMHALQQVAHDDAILSVDVGNVTVWTARHFRMTNQQFVISSWLATLGCGLPGALAGKIAFPDKQVFAVCGDGGFGMTMNDFVTAVKYKLPIVVVVLNNNKIAMIKFEQEVMGNIEFETDLTNPDFAKYAEACGGIGYRVENLDELLPAFQNAVKQNKPCIIDVVVDANEAPMPAKITFGQAAGYTKHMIKELFEEGKIDLPPL; encoded by the coding sequence ATGTTTGGGAAAACAGCCAGTGAAGCATTAGTTGATTTATTAATTGACTGGGGAGTAGAACACATATACGGTATGCCTGGAGATTCCATCAATTCTATCATTGAAGCTTTAAGAAAAAAACAAGATAAAATTAAATTCATTCAAGTTCGCCATGAAGAAGCTGGTGCATTAGCAGCGGCTGCCTATGCAAAATTAACAGGAAAACTTGGCGTTTGTATGGCAATTGCAGGACCTGGTGCTATTCATTTATTAAATGGTTTATATGATGCGAAACTCGATAAAGCCCCTGTTCTAGCAATTTCAGGTCAAGTAGAAACCGATTTACTTGGAACGGACTTTTTCCAAGAAGTAAATTTAGAAAGAATGTTTGATGATGTTGCGGTTTATAACCAGCGTATTATGTCAGCAGAACAGCTACCTGCTGTCGTGAATCAAGCGATTCGAATGGCTTATACGAAAAAAGGGGTCTCTGTTCTTACAATTCCTGATGATGTTCCGAAATTCGAAGTAAAAAGTGGTGCTCGAGTTACAAATACTTCCTTTACATTACCTGATTTATTTCCTCAAGAAGAAGATTTAGATGCTGCAAAACTCGCAATTACTGAAGCGAAAAAGCCTGTTATTTTAGCTGGAAAAGGTACGAAACATGCGAGAGAATCTTTACTTGCATTGGCAGAACATATTGGTGCTCCAATCGTACTTACATTGCCAGCTAAAGGAATTATTCCTGATGAACACCCTCTTTGTATTGGTGGATTAGGATTGATTGGCACGAAACCTTCTTATGAAGCAATGAAGCATGCAGATACTTTAATTATGGTCGGTACTTCTTATCCGTTCACCGGCTTCTTACCTGAAAAAGCAAAAACAATTCATATCGATACAGATCCTGCCCAAATCGGGAAACGTTATGCGACAGATATTGGTTTAGCTGGTGATGCTGATAAAACATTACGATGGTTAATTGAAAATGTTGAAGAACACACAGACCATTCCTTCTTAGAACATCACCAAGAAATGATGAAAAAGTGGGAAGAAAAATTACACGATCAAGAAGAAGACTCTTCCATTCCAATTAAACCACAACGCGTTATGCATGCTCTGCAGCAAGTAGCACATGATGACGCAATTCTATCAGTCGATGTCGGAAATGTAACAGTATGGACCGCAAGACACTTCCGTATGACAAACCAGCAATTTGTCATTTCTAGCTGGCTCGCAACACTTGGTTGCGGTTTACCTGGTGCTCTTGCTGGAAAAATTGCATTCCCGGATAAACAAGTATTTGCAGTTTGTGGTGATGGCGGATTTGGAATGACGATGAATGACTTCGTAACAGCTGTAAAATATAAATTACCAATCGTTGTCGTCGTATTAAACAATAATAAAATTGCGATGATTAAATTCGAGCAAGAAGTTATGGGTAATATCGAATTCGAAACAGACTTAACGAACCCTGATTTTGCAAAATATGCAGAGGCGTGTGGAGGTATTGGATACCGTGTTGAGAATTTAGATGAACTACTTCCCGCTTTCCAAAATGCAGTAAAACAAAATAAACCATGTATTATTGATGTAGTTGTAGATGCTAACGAAGCACCAATGCCAGCAAAAATCACATTTGGTCAAGCCGCTGGTTATACGAAACATATGATAAAAGAATTATTTGAAGAAGGTAAGATTGATTTACCACCACTTTAA
- a CDS encoding ZIP family metal transporter, producing MERLWIPMIVTFFSFGGLLLGGAVGVATRQLIEEKMHRLYALCGGILLGLLSLEIIPETFSSYEMIGPILGIAIGILVMSLLDNYCHHPMIHKKDQQAWQTFLFLSFAIFIHNIPSGFALGTAFINHNDSAIPFLIAIVVHHIPEGLALIIPFLFTKHKYISFLLTTLLLSLILGTGTVFGILMEGKAVDLQGLIMGSAIGSLGYVTIHEMLWKAKKQLSFLTFLMWATSGFLLITVFTLFAGHH from the coding sequence ATGGAACGATTATGGATTCCAATGATTGTTACGTTTTTTTCATTTGGTGGATTACTATTAGGCGGTGCTGTTGGAGTAGCAACACGCCAACTCATTGAAGAAAAGATGCATCGTTTATACGCATTATGTGGCGGAATTTTACTTGGGCTTTTATCCCTTGAAATTATTCCTGAAACATTTTCAAGCTACGAAATGATTGGGCCTATACTTGGTATAGCCATCGGTATTTTAGTTATGAGCTTATTAGATAACTATTGTCACCATCCAATGATACATAAAAAAGATCAACAAGCATGGCAAACCTTCCTTTTTCTCTCTTTCGCTATATTTATTCATAATATACCTAGTGGATTTGCGTTAGGTACAGCTTTTATAAATCATAATGACTCTGCCATTCCCTTTTTAATAGCAATTGTCGTTCACCATATTCCAGAAGGATTAGCTTTAATTATTCCATTTCTTTTTACAAAACATAAATATATTTCCTTTTTATTAACGACTTTATTACTTTCGCTTATTCTCGGTACTGGCACAGTTTTTGGCATTTTGATGGAAGGAAAAGCTGTTGACCTGCAAGGGCTCATTATGGGAAGTGCTATTGGTTCACTTGGATATGTCACAATTCATGAAATGCTTTGGAAAGCTAAGAAACAGCTCTCTTTCCTTACATTTCTAATGTGGGCGACTAGTGGTTTTTTACTAATAACAGTGTTCACTTTATTCGCTGGTCATCATTAA
- a CDS encoding MBL fold metallo-hydrolase — translation MQQIKKIGNSFWYMTPVSETDRPILGMVVGQEKTLMIDAGNSEEHAQLFLEMLKEQNVSNPDFVALTHWHWDHIFGLPVLQDALSIAHSETKKEMRTLVSYEWTDEALDARVKEGTEIAFCADCIKKEFEEKARNINIIPPTLTFQNQMELDLGEVTCVLKHVGGDHAHDSVVIYVKEEKILFLGDCIYADIFSSKWNYTTKRTFALIDELEKFDAETYILSHGEAINREEFLQEIRMLKAVGTYTEAHKGDEEKIKAAYKQELDRELNEDELETITYFVNGYEMNNQ, via the coding sequence ATGCAACAAATTAAAAAAATAGGAAACTCATTTTGGTATATGACACCTGTTTCTGAAACAGATAGACCTATCTTAGGAATGGTCGTTGGACAAGAAAAAACGTTAATGATTGATGCAGGGAATTCAGAAGAACATGCACAATTATTTTTAGAAATGTTAAAAGAACAAAATGTATCGAATCCAGATTTCGTAGCACTAACCCATTGGCATTGGGATCATATTTTTGGATTGCCTGTACTACAAGATGCATTGTCTATTGCACATTCTGAAACGAAAAAAGAGATGCGTACACTTGTTTCTTATGAATGGACAGATGAAGCTTTGGACGCACGCGTAAAAGAGGGTACTGAAATTGCATTTTGTGCGGATTGCATAAAAAAAGAGTTTGAAGAAAAAGCGAGAAATATTAACATTATTCCTCCGACCTTAACGTTCCAGAATCAAATGGAATTAGATCTTGGTGAAGTGACATGCGTGTTAAAACATGTGGGCGGAGATCATGCACATGATTCAGTTGTTATTTACGTGAAAGAAGAAAAGATATTATTTTTAGGAGACTGTATATATGCAGATATTTTTTCTTCGAAGTGGAACTATACGACGAAAAGAACGTTTGCATTAATAGATGAATTAGAAAAATTTGATGCTGAGACATATATTCTTTCTCATGGGGAAGCGATAAATCGAGAGGAGTTTTTACAAGAGATTCGCATGTTAAAAGCAGTAGGAACTTATACAGAAGCTCATAAGGGCGATGAAGAGAAGATAAAGGCAGCGTATAAACAAGAACTAGATAGAGAATTAAATGAAGATGAGTTAGAAACAATAACTTATTTTGTCAATGGTTATGAAATGAATAATCAATAA
- a CDS encoding nucleoside hydrolase, which translates to MEITMKKKVYFNHDGGVDDLISLFLLLQMENVELTGVSVIPADCYLEPAMSASRKIIDRFGKGNIAVAASNSRGQNPFPKDWRMHAFYVDALPILNESGKVVTPVVAKPAHHHLIETLLQTEGKTTLLFTGPLTDLARALYETPIIEDKIERLVWMGGTFLTAGNVHEPEHDGTAEWNSFWDPEAVARVWDAKIKIDLVTLESTNQVPLTIDIREQWAKERKYIGMDFLGQCYAMVPPLVHFSTNSTYYLWDVLTTALVGNTNLAKTETINSIVHTYGPSQGRTEETADGRPVNVVYDVKRDVFFEYITELAKKAST; encoded by the coding sequence ATGGAGATTACAATGAAGAAAAAAGTGTACTTCAATCATGATGGCGGCGTAGATGATTTAATTTCATTATTTTTATTACTTCAAATGGAAAACGTTGAACTTACCGGTGTATCTGTTATCCCAGCAGACTGCTATTTAGAACCCGCAATGTCTGCAAGTCGTAAAATTATTGATCGCTTCGGCAAAGGTAATATTGCAGTAGCCGCTTCAAACTCTCGCGGGCAAAACCCGTTTCCAAAAGACTGGCGGATGCATGCATTTTATGTAGATGCTCTACCAATTTTAAATGAGTCTGGAAAAGTTGTAACACCCGTGGTGGCAAAGCCTGCACATCACCATTTAATAGAAACACTTCTACAAACGGAAGGAAAAACAACTTTATTATTTACCGGGCCCCTAACTGACCTTGCTCGTGCATTATATGAAACTCCCATCATAGAAGATAAAATTGAACGTCTCGTTTGGATGGGTGGTACATTTCTTACAGCAGGCAATGTACATGAACCAGAGCATGATGGAACAGCTGAGTGGAATTCGTTTTGGGACCCTGAAGCAGTGGCTCGTGTATGGGATGCAAAAATTAAAATCGACTTAGTGACACTAGAAAGTACAAACCAAGTTCCGTTAACTATAGACATACGTGAACAATGGGCAAAAGAACGAAAGTATATTGGTATGGATTTCCTTGGTCAATGCTATGCAATGGTTCCCCCTCTCGTTCACTTCTCAACGAACTCTACCTACTATTTATGGGATGTACTAACTACCGCGCTTGTCGGAAACACTAACCTTGCAAAAACTGAAACAATTAATAGTATCGTTCATACATACGGACCAAGCCAAGGACGTACAGAGGAAACTGCTGATGGACGACCTGTAAATGTCGTTTATGATGTAAAACGTGATGTATTCTTTGAATATATTACTGAATTAGCAAAGAAAGCTTCTACTTGA
- a CDS encoding DUF2441 domain-containing protein, with translation MNETEFYAYHIVTRKKMHIGQMIPFNKNQHNTLYHFFFEREQLNANGEDGIQILNNHYKNDELHINNENAKVVISYMDQTIRAARETIVEMVRLQEFPEYPSRLSCLYAAKSYEDALKWKALFDSYNREVLQIVKLRVIGSSFEGDGNLLPKEDGIPFSQKIEQARKYWKGNIRNELPELLINGEIEVVEIIDDFSSIHI, from the coding sequence ATGAATGAAACAGAATTTTACGCATATCACATCGTAACAAGGAAAAAAATGCATATCGGACAAATGATTCCTTTTAACAAAAATCAACACAATACTCTATATCACTTCTTTTTTGAAAGAGAACAATTAAATGCTAATGGTGAAGATGGCATACAAATTTTAAATAATCACTATAAAAATGACGAATTACATATAAATAATGAAAATGCTAAAGTAGTTATAAGTTATATGGATCAAACAATTAGAGCAGCTAGAGAAACCATTGTAGAAATGGTTAGACTACAAGAATTCCCTGAATATCCTTCCAGGTTATCTTGTTTATACGCTGCAAAAAGCTATGAAGATGCTTTAAAATGGAAAGCATTATTTGATTCTTACAATCGAGAAGTTTTACAGATTGTTAAACTACGAGTAATCGGAAGTTCTTTTGAAGGTGACGGGAATCTTTTACCAAAAGAAGATGGTATTCCTTTTTCTCAAAAAATCGAACAAGCTAGAAAGTATTGGAAAGGAAATATTAGAAATGAACTTCCTGAGCTACTGATTAATGGAGAAATTGAAGTGGTGGAAATTATTGATGACTTCTCCTCAATTCATATTTAA
- a CDS encoding DMT family transporter has protein sequence MKGILFAVFAGIFITLQGTFNAKLSSHIGIWSTSIITHLIGFIIATTVFLLKKEEKVTDLKSVKKIYLVAGAFGGFIICAETMAIYSLGVTLTAGTLMAAQLLTATVIEMKGLFHIKKIQMERYHIVGTIVMIIGIVVFNM, from the coding sequence TTGAAAGGTATTCTATTTGCTGTTTTTGCGGGGATATTTATAACACTTCAAGGAACCTTTAATGCGAAACTTAGTTCACATATCGGTATATGGTCGACGAGTATTATAACCCATTTAATTGGATTCATTATTGCAACAACTGTATTTTTGTTAAAGAAAGAAGAGAAAGTAACGGATTTAAAGAGTGTAAAAAAAATATATTTAGTAGCGGGTGCATTTGGTGGATTCATTATTTGCGCAGAAACTATGGCGATATATTCACTAGGAGTTACATTGACAGCTGGCACACTAATGGCTGCTCAATTGTTAACGGCAACAGTTATTGAAATGAAAGGACTGTTTCATATAAAAAAGATACAGATGGAGAGATATCATATTGTGGGAACAATAGTAATGATTATAGGTATTGTTGTATTTAATATGTAA
- a CDS encoding Crp/Fnr family transcriptional regulator → MENRSSLITHYLKINKTLEVFSEIDTAYFQLNHFEKGELICNIDDEMDRLYFVVKGKVKVYTITPEGKKLILRFINPLAIVGDIELIQNSKAHNVVEACSDVVAISISNTVIRNKLLHDPIFMKFLLENIANTLKISTRFTALNLLYPVEVRVASYLLSISTDSNGNMYKGDLDATSVTSIADFIGVSYRHVIRVLQRFYNEKLIEKSNGVIVIKDFSRMKEVAKDNIYEQ, encoded by the coding sequence ATGGAGAATAGATCAAGTTTAATTACGCATTATTTGAAAATCAATAAAACGCTCGAGGTTTTTTCAGAAATAGATACAGCATATTTTCAATTAAATCACTTTGAAAAAGGCGAGCTTATTTGCAATATAGATGACGAAATGGATCGTTTATATTTTGTTGTTAAAGGGAAAGTAAAAGTTTATACGATTACACCTGAAGGGAAGAAACTAATTCTTCGCTTTATCAATCCATTGGCCATTGTTGGTGATATTGAACTAATTCAAAATAGCAAAGCACATAATGTCGTTGAGGCTTGTTCAGATGTTGTAGCAATCTCTATTTCTAATACGGTTATTAGAAACAAGTTATTACATGATCCTATATTTATGAAGTTCTTGCTTGAAAACATTGCCAACACGTTAAAAATATCGACTCGTTTTACTGCTCTTAATTTACTTTATCCTGTAGAAGTACGTGTAGCTAGTTATTTGCTTTCAATTTCAACAGATAGTAACGGGAATATGTATAAAGGGGATTTGGATGCAACTTCAGTAACGAGTATTGCAGATTTTATAGGGGTAAGTTATAGGCACGTAATTCGGGTATTACAAAGATTTTATAATGAAAAACTAATTGAAAAGAGTAATGGAGTTATTGTAATTAAAGATTTTTCTAGAATGAAGGAAGTCGCTAAAGATAATATATATGAGCAATGA
- a CDS encoding DMT family transporter: MIGFSLAILAGILISVQSVFNAKVNENVGQWLTTTCVLGIGLISSILFYIITENSISIKVYTANYLFYVSGLFGIGLIICIMGAIKSLGPAYTVLISLITQLVVALCIDTFGLFGMESVPLQVNKLVGIGLLIVGVGIFKNLFLNKKAILINEDSV; encoded by the coding sequence TTGATTGGATTTAGTTTAGCTATATTAGCAGGAATATTAATTAGCGTACAATCTGTTTTTAATGCAAAAGTAAATGAAAATGTAGGACAGTGGTTAACAACTACATGTGTCCTTGGAATAGGTCTCATTAGTTCTATTCTATTTTATATCATTACAGAAAACAGTATTAGCATTAAAGTGTATACTGCAAATTATTTGTTTTATGTAAGTGGACTGTTTGGCATCGGGTTAATTATTTGTATAATGGGTGCAATAAAGAGTTTAGGTCCAGCATATACGGTGCTAATTAGTCTTATTACTCAATTGGTCGTTGCGTTATGCATTGATACATTCGGATTATTTGGAATGGAGAGTGTTCCATTACAAGTAAATAAATTAGTTGGTATAGGTTTATTAATTGTGGGAGTAGGAATTTTTAAAAATCTATTTTTGAATAAGAAAGCTATTCTTATAAATGAGGATAGTGTCTAA
- a CDS encoding alpha/beta fold hydrolase gives MNQLMLQDGIHYLKINGIMHWCKVAGTAHNTVPLIIVHGGPGGNHYVFERTLGLKLEGNMTVVYYEQRGCGRSEAPQDDGEYSINTLVEDLEELRKQLHVEKINLLGYSFGGQLCLEYALKYSKNVEQMVLQAPSLDDFNDMYTVQIEGFLQVTKGEMKEQILKISKSKIALKEKYNQVWSIVDTENVDRLLFKNEEFAKLNRRFWEESQLSNTGKMSKVIFGTKASLPLIERIKGLEIDTCVIVGAHDYNTGVGMSYRITRQLKNGKLVIFENSGHFPDIEEMDKVCETIIEFLEQKGDIKVEPN, from the coding sequence ATGAATCAGTTAATGTTGCAAGATGGTATACACTATTTGAAAATCAATGGGATTATGCATTGGTGTAAAGTTGCAGGGACAGCTCATAATACAGTCCCTCTTATTATAGTACATGGTGGTCCAGGTGGTAATCATTATGTATTCGAAAGAACGCTTGGTTTGAAGTTAGAAGGAAATATGACTGTAGTTTATTACGAACAAAGAGGTTGCGGACGAAGTGAGGCACCACAAGATGACGGTGAGTACTCAATCAATACTCTAGTCGAAGATTTAGAGGAATTAAGAAAGCAATTACATGTAGAGAAGATAAATTTGTTAGGCTACTCTTTTGGTGGACAACTTTGTTTAGAGTATGCTTTGAAATATTCGAAAAATGTTGAACAAATGGTATTACAAGCACCATCGTTAGATGATTTTAATGATATGTATACTGTGCAGATAGAAGGTTTTCTACAAGTAACGAAAGGGGAAATGAAAGAACAAATATTGAAAATAAGTAAGTCGAAAATTGCGCTAAAAGAAAAATATAATCAAGTTTGGAGTATAGTTGATACAGAAAATGTAGATCGACTATTGTTTAAAAATGAAGAATTTGCAAAGCTAAATAGAAGGTTTTGGGAGGAAAGTCAGTTAAGTAATACAGGGAAGATGAGCAAAGTTATTTTTGGAACAAAAGCATCTTTACCGCTTATTGAGCGTATTAAAGGTTTAGAAATTGATACGTGTGTCATAGTTGGAGCGCATGACTATAACACGGGTGTAGGAATGAGTTATAGAATAACGAGACAATTGAAAAATGGTAAACTTGTTATATTTGAAAATAGTGGACATTTCCCAGATATCGAGGAGATGGATAAAGTCTGTGAAACGATTATTGAGTTTTTGGAACAAAAGGGGGATATTAAGGTCGAACCGAATTAA
- a CDS encoding GNAT family N-acetyltransferase: MENSIRYISEHPTDFNGLLSLYESLGWNSLKLTVNELERMCKQSWYAIYVFDDKRLVGMGRVISDGVITGIICGVGVLPKYQSSGIGKEIVKRLIQHCEQNKVIPQLMCVEKLQSYYESIGFEAFSIGMTKHIIR; this comes from the coding sequence ATGGAAAATAGTATACGCTACATAAGTGAACATCCTACAGATTTTAATGGATTATTATCCTTATACGAATCTTTAGGATGGAATTCTCTTAAATTAACGGTTAACGAGTTAGAACGAATGTGTAAGCAAAGTTGGTATGCAATTTATGTTTTTGATGATAAGAGGTTAGTAGGGATGGGGCGTGTCATATCAGATGGAGTCATAACAGGCATTATTTGTGGAGTTGGTGTATTGCCAAAATATCAGTCTAGTGGCATCGGAAAAGAAATAGTGAAACGATTAATCCAACACTGTGAACAAAACAAGGTTATTCCACAACTTATGTGTGTAGAAAAATTGCAATCTTACTATGAATCTATAGGATTTGAAGCATTCTCTATTGGGATGACAAAACATATTATAAGATAG
- a CDS encoding MBL fold metallo-hydrolase: MEIAKGIEMLHPEFQEFVIHPILLWDDEMAVLIDTGFPGQIEDIQVEMEKVGVSFDKLKVVILTHQDIDHIGSLPELLQRCRSNIKVYAHELDKPYIEGDLPLLKEGNVENRPKGKVSDTMIDGQELPYCGGILILHTPGHTPGHISLYLKQSKILVAGDSMYSVNGMLGGIHAPTTINIKEAQQSLKKYLNLDIESVVCYHGGLSKGNIKIQLQNL, encoded by the coding sequence ATGGAGATTGCTAAAGGGATAGAAATGCTACATCCCGAATTTCAAGAATTTGTTATTCATCCAATTCTTTTATGGGATGATGAAATGGCAGTATTAATAGATACGGGTTTCCCAGGACAAATTGAAGATATACAAGTAGAGATGGAAAAGGTTGGGGTATCATTTGATAAGTTAAAAGTCGTGATTTTGACGCATCAGGATATTGATCATATAGGTAGTCTTCCGGAGTTGTTGCAGCGCTGTCGAAGTAATATTAAAGTTTATGCGCACGAACTAGATAAGCCATATATCGAGGGGGATTTACCTTTATTGAAGGAAGGAAATGTAGAGAACCGACCAAAAGGAAAAGTGAGTGATACTATGATTGACGGGCAAGAACTTCCGTATTGCGGTGGAATACTAATTCTTCATACTCCAGGGCATACCCCGGGTCATATTAGTTTATATTTGAAACAAAGTAAAATTCTTGTTGCAGGAGACTCTATGTATAGTGTGAATGGGATGTTAGGAGGAATTCACGCCCCAACAACTATAAATATTAAGGAAGCACAGCAGTCTTTGAAGAAGTATTTAAATCTAGATATTGAATCTGTAGTTTGTTACCATGGGGGATTAAGTAAGGGGAATATAAAGATTCAACTTCAAAATTTATAA